A window of Prolixibacter sp. SD074 contains these coding sequences:
- a CDS encoding glycoside hydrolase family 31 protein has translation MKKVWKMFFAAMFALLMSIPTFAAGRLSVQIGNFTSFKETPNGVLISADNAKLSLTVYGPEVVRVRATQGDFSDLPSYAVIGQPTGKFTSVKDESDKLVLSTGELTVEVNKNPIIVRFYNKDGKLLNEDEKGLGISWLGTGTTCYKKLQPDERFIGLGEKTGNLDRRGSAYEDWNTDHYGYPDNADPLYTSLPFYIGLHNNLSYGIFFDNTYKATFNFGASNNRFSSFGAVDGEMNYYFFGGNSVAELLKEYTGLTGRMKMPPMWGLGFQQCRWSYFPDTEVLNLARTFREKKIPADVIYLDIHYMDAYKVFTWNKERFPNPSAMIDSLKDMGFHVVTIVDPGVKKEKGYRAYESGLKNDCFVKYPDGINWAADVWPGTCNFPDFTNPKVRTWWGDLYKGLVSDGVTGFWNDMNEPASWGNMVPNLVEFDMEGHKGTMEEAHNIYGMQMARSTYEGAAKLMNGKRPLVLTRAAYAGVQRYSAIWTGDNVASDDHMLLASRLINSMGLAGVPFVGADIGGFTGKTTPDLFARWLSIATYTPFFRSHSEYNSRAHEPWTFGEDVEAISRKYINERYQMLPYIYSAFDEAHETGMPIARSLAINYTFDKNIYNPDFQDEYLFGPSILVAPVSSKQMFERVYLPEGSWYRKSTGKKYDGGQSVIVDAPLSDLPVFVKASAIIPMQSTVQNTAQKGDGILRLHIYSGSRPNKYLYYEDDGTTYQYQDGHFLRREFVFDPAAKKITIGKAEGNYTSKFNKIEIVLHGFDGMNSVKVGRKTMNLQKGEGNTQTLTLDAGKGETVLSW, from the coding sequence ATGAAGAAAGTCTGGAAAATGTTTTTTGCTGCTATGTTTGCACTTCTTATGAGTATACCCACATTTGCAGCAGGAAGATTAAGTGTACAGATTGGGAATTTTACTTCTTTTAAAGAAACTCCCAATGGCGTTTTAATTTCGGCGGACAACGCCAAACTTTCCCTAACGGTTTATGGCCCGGAAGTAGTTAGGGTTAGGGCCACACAGGGCGATTTTAGTGATTTGCCTTCGTATGCAGTTATTGGTCAACCTACCGGAAAATTCACTTCCGTGAAGGATGAAAGCGATAAACTGGTTTTGTCAACAGGCGAACTAACAGTTGAGGTAAATAAAAATCCAATTATAGTTCGCTTTTACAACAAGGACGGGAAGTTGCTGAACGAAGACGAGAAGGGGTTAGGCATCAGTTGGCTGGGGACCGGAACGACCTGTTACAAGAAATTGCAGCCCGATGAGCGTTTTATTGGGCTAGGCGAAAAAACAGGCAACCTCGATCGGCGTGGTTCGGCTTACGAAGACTGGAATACTGACCATTACGGTTACCCGGACAATGCCGACCCACTATATACTTCTCTGCCATTTTATATTGGTTTGCATAACAACCTGTCTTACGGGATCTTCTTTGATAATACCTACAAAGCCACCTTCAATTTTGGCGCATCGAATAACCGGTTTTCCAGCTTCGGTGCGGTTGATGGTGAGATGAACTACTATTTCTTTGGTGGTAATTCAGTAGCTGAATTGCTGAAAGAATATACCGGCCTGACCGGTCGCATGAAAATGCCTCCCATGTGGGGACTGGGATTCCAGCAGTGCCGTTGGAGTTATTTTCCGGACACGGAAGTATTGAACCTGGCCCGCACTTTTCGTGAGAAGAAAATTCCGGCTGATGTGATTTATCTTGATATTCACTACATGGATGCCTACAAGGTGTTCACCTGGAATAAAGAACGTTTTCCGAACCCGTCGGCAATGATCGATTCGCTGAAAGATATGGGATTTCATGTGGTGACCATCGTCGACCCGGGTGTGAAAAAGGAAAAAGGTTACCGGGCTTACGAAAGTGGTTTGAAAAACGATTGTTTTGTCAAGTATCCCGATGGGATCAACTGGGCAGCTGATGTTTGGCCGGGCACCTGCAATTTCCCCGATTTTACTAATCCGAAAGTCCGGACCTGGTGGGGTGATCTTTACAAGGGGCTGGTTTCTGATGGTGTAACCGGATTCTGGAACGACATGAACGAACCGGCTTCGTGGGGAAACATGGTTCCTAACCTGGTGGAATTTGACATGGAAGGCCATAAAGGAACCATGGAGGAGGCACACAACATTTATGGCATGCAGATGGCCCGCAGTACATACGAAGGCGCTGCCAAACTGATGAATGGCAAACGTCCGTTGGTGCTTACCCGTGCAGCTTATGCCGGAGTACAACGTTATTCAGCTATTTGGACCGGTGACAATGTAGCTTCCGATGACCACATGTTGCTGGCATCCCGCCTTATCAATTCCATGGGATTGGCCGGTGTTCCTTTTGTCGGCGCAGATATTGGCGGCTTCACCGGGAAAACCACTCCGGACCTGTTTGCCCGATGGCTATCGATTGCTACATACACACCCTTCTTCCGCAGCCATTCGGAGTATAATTCCCGTGCTCACGAACCCTGGACTTTTGGCGAAGATGTGGAAGCCATTTCACGGAAGTACATCAATGAGCGCTATCAAATGCTACCTTATATTTACTCGGCTTTCGATGAAGCGCATGAAACAGGTATGCCAATAGCCCGTTCATTGGCCATCAATTATACGTTCGATAAGAATATTTACAACCCGGATTTCCAGGATGAATACCTTTTCGGGCCATCGATTCTGGTTGCGCCGGTTTCCAGTAAGCAGATGTTCGAGCGTGTTTATCTGCCTGAAGGCAGTTGGTACCGGAAAAGTACAGGCAAAAAATACGATGGAGGTCAGTCGGTCATTGTGGATGCTCCATTGTCCGACCTTCCGGTTTTTGTGAAAGCAAGCGCCATTATTCCCATGCAATCAACCGTTCAGAATACAGCACAAAAAGGCGATGGTATCCTGCGACTGCATATTTATAGTGGTTCCAGGCCCAATAAATATTTGTATTACGAAGATGACGGAACGACTTACCAGTACCAGGATGGTCATTTCCTGAGACGGGAATTCGTTTTCGACCCGGCGGCAAAGAAAATTACCATTGGCAAAGCCGAGGGAAATTACACTTCGAAATTCAACAAAATTGAGATTGTACTGCATGGTTTCGATGGCATGAATTCAGTAAAAGTGGGACGTAAAACGATGAACCTGCAAAAAGGTGAAGGCAACACGCAAACGCTTACGCTGGATGCAGGCAAAGGAGAGACTGTACTTTCCTGGTAA
- a CDS encoding Gfo/Idh/MocA family protein: protein MNRKLISVILIILTLMVNQSFGKNKNNSLVNLGIAGLTHGHVGWILDAMKKGGVKVVGIAESNREVAERYAKQYGFPMSLVYPTLEEMVTKTKPDGVTAFGPIFDHLHVVEVCAPLHIDVMVEKPLAVNGEHAQKMARLARENGIRLLTDYETTWYPTNHLAYQMAVDEKKLGEIRKVIVCDGHQGPKEINVQPEFLAWLTDPKQNGGGAVVDFGCYGANLITWLMQNQRPLTVSATLQTMKPDVYPKVDDEATIILTYPGTQGIIQASWNWPFSRKDMQIYGRTGEFFAGNRHEIDYRLAGEDKETKKELPERLAPYNDPFAWFEAVIRGDIIVSPTDLSSLENNLIVVEILDAARESARTGKVVHL, encoded by the coding sequence ATGAACCGAAAACTGATATCCGTTATTCTAATTATTCTTACTCTAATGGTAAATCAATCCTTTGGAAAGAACAAGAACAATTCACTGGTGAATCTGGGTATAGCCGGCCTTACTCACGGACATGTGGGGTGGATTTTGGATGCCATGAAAAAAGGCGGTGTAAAAGTGGTGGGTATTGCCGAAAGCAACCGGGAAGTAGCGGAACGGTATGCGAAGCAGTACGGTTTCCCGATGAGTTTGGTCTACCCGACGCTGGAGGAAATGGTTACTAAAACAAAGCCGGATGGGGTAACTGCTTTCGGGCCGATATTCGATCATTTGCATGTGGTGGAAGTATGTGCGCCGCTGCACATTGATGTCATGGTAGAGAAGCCGTTGGCTGTGAATGGCGAACATGCGCAAAAGATGGCCCGTTTGGCCCGTGAAAACGGAATCAGGTTGCTGACCGATTATGAAACGACGTGGTACCCAACCAACCATTTGGCTTATCAAATGGCGGTGGATGAAAAGAAACTGGGTGAAATTCGCAAAGTAATTGTTTGTGATGGTCATCAGGGACCGAAGGAAATTAACGTACAGCCGGAATTTCTGGCCTGGCTGACCGATCCGAAACAGAATGGTGGCGGAGCGGTGGTCGATTTTGGATGCTATGGGGCGAATCTCATTACCTGGTTAATGCAGAATCAAAGACCGCTTACGGTATCGGCCACGCTGCAAACTATGAAACCGGATGTTTATCCCAAAGTGGATGATGAAGCAACCATCATCTTAACATATCCGGGTACGCAGGGAATTATACAGGCTTCGTGGAACTGGCCTTTCAGCCGTAAGGATATGCAGATTTATGGCCGTACAGGAGAATTCTTTGCTGGCAACCGACATGAAATAGATTACCGGTTAGCCGGAGAGGATAAAGAAACGAAGAAAGAGTTGCCTGAACGTTTGGCACCTTACAATGACCCGTTTGCCTGGTTTGAGGCAGTGATAAGAGGTGATATCATCGTCAGTCCCACCGATCTTTCATCGTTGGAAAACAACCTGATTGTTGTGGAAATTTTGGACGCCGCCCGTGAAAGTGCCCGTACCGGGAAAGTTGTTCATTTGTAG
- a CDS encoding metallophosphoesterase codes for MSKQLLFFILFVIVVEYYTFVAVRTALRNTNSSLHLWLFFFYVILSLATLWSLYAFPHWGRTAWPSPTLKYIVNILITVFLGQVLIAAIMLLTDVVMIVPNVVRFFLSFRNHPAGGPTDSSRLIGRFTFISQTALLIGGALTSGLVYGMSNRYNYKLRRVRIPINGLPDEFKGLRIVQISDIHSGSFDDPEAVSQGVAAVMEEKPDLILFTGDLVNGRATEIVPYMEVFKALKAPMGVYSVLGNHDYGDYVSWPSEEAKMKNLEQLKQHQADMGWRLLTNEHVLLERNSQQIALIGIENWGARGFTQYGDMKKAVSGLEKLDISVKILMSHDPSQWDAQVRKDYQDINLTLSGHTHGMQFGIDIPGFKWSPVEYFYKEWAGLYQKEHQYLYVNRGYGFIGYQGRLGVLPEITSIELV; via the coding sequence ATGAGTAAACAGCTGTTGTTTTTTATCCTTTTCGTAATTGTCGTTGAGTATTACACATTCGTGGCCGTGAGAACAGCTCTTCGAAATACAAACAGCAGCTTGCATTTGTGGCTGTTTTTCTTTTACGTAATCTTATCTCTGGCGACCTTATGGAGCTTGTACGCTTTCCCTCATTGGGGAAGAACAGCCTGGCCTTCGCCCACCCTGAAATACATTGTAAATATTCTTATTACAGTCTTTCTTGGCCAGGTACTTATTGCGGCCATTATGTTGTTGACCGATGTTGTCATGATTGTTCCTAACGTCGTTCGCTTTTTTCTTTCGTTCAGAAACCATCCTGCTGGGGGCCCGACTGATAGCTCTCGTTTAATCGGGCGTTTTACGTTTATTTCCCAAACAGCGTTGTTGATTGGAGGAGCGCTCACTTCGGGACTGGTGTATGGCATGTCCAACAGGTACAATTACAAATTGAGAAGAGTCCGCATACCGATAAACGGTTTGCCGGATGAATTCAAAGGGCTTCGTATTGTTCAGATTTCGGATATTCATTCCGGAAGTTTTGATGACCCAGAGGCAGTATCACAAGGTGTTGCCGCCGTTATGGAGGAAAAGCCGGATCTGATTTTGTTTACCGGTGACCTGGTGAACGGCCGGGCTACCGAAATTGTACCCTACATGGAAGTATTCAAAGCTTTGAAAGCGCCAATGGGCGTATACTCTGTTTTGGGAAATCACGATTATGGCGATTACGTTTCCTGGCCTTCAGAAGAAGCCAAAATGAAAAATCTGGAGCAGTTGAAACAACATCAGGCTGATATGGGTTGGCGATTGCTGACAAATGAACACGTGCTTCTCGAACGAAACAGCCAGCAAATTGCGTTGATTGGGATTGAGAATTGGGGAGCCAGAGGTTTTACCCAATATGGTGATATGAAAAAAGCCGTGTCCGGTTTGGAAAAATTGGACATTTCCGTGAAAATACTCATGAGCCATGATCCTTCGCAGTGGGATGCACAGGTCCGGAAGGATTATCAGGATATTAACCTGACCCTGAGTGGGCACACGCACGGAATGCAATTTGGAATAGACATTCCCGGTTTCAAATGGAGCCCGGTTGAGTATTTCTATAAAGAATGGGCCGGTTTGTACCAAAAGGAACACCAGTATTTGTATGTCAACCGCGGTTACGGTTTTATTGGGTACCAGGGACGATTGGGCGTGTTGCCTGAAATTACTTCGATTGAGTTGGTATGA
- a CDS encoding patatin-like phospholipase family protein produces the protein MKQKVSLVLSGGGARGIAHIGVIEELEKQGFEIHSIVGTSMGALVGGVYALGKIEEYKEWLYSLDRMKVFALVDFTLSSQGLVKGDKVLNKMKEFIPDANIEDLNIHYAAVAADIINKKEVVFQTGSVFEAIRASMAIPTVFTPVKTKNGLLVDGGIINNIPLNHAKREPGDLLVAVNVNADIPLEKPVVSKKKDKADQSAYQQKIKEFYQHLQEILPSNKEEKLGYFDVINKTIGMMAYHIGQTNLKNHPPDILIEISRDACTTYNFYKAKEMVEIGRHAADKSIMKANHLTQ, from the coding sequence ATGAAACAAAAAGTATCCCTGGTTTTATCGGGAGGTGGAGCCCGCGGAATAGCACACATTGGTGTGATTGAAGAATTGGAAAAACAAGGCTTCGAAATCCATTCGATTGTTGGCACATCAATGGGGGCCCTGGTTGGTGGCGTTTATGCCCTTGGAAAGATAGAAGAGTACAAGGAATGGCTCTACTCGCTCGATCGCATGAAAGTGTTTGCACTGGTTGATTTCACGCTCAGTTCGCAAGGGCTGGTGAAAGGCGACAAGGTGCTCAATAAGATGAAAGAGTTTATCCCGGATGCCAATATTGAAGATTTGAATATACACTATGCCGCTGTAGCCGCTGATATTATCAATAAAAAAGAAGTGGTGTTCCAAACAGGAAGTGTCTTCGAAGCCATTCGGGCTTCCATGGCCATTCCGACGGTTTTTACTCCCGTGAAAACGAAAAATGGATTACTGGTCGATGGCGGTATCATCAATAACATTCCATTAAATCATGCCAAACGGGAACCGGGTGATTTGCTGGTTGCCGTAAATGTCAATGCAGATATTCCATTGGAGAAACCGGTCGTTTCGAAAAAAAAAGATAAAGCGGACCAATCCGCTTATCAGCAAAAAATCAAAGAGTTTTATCAACACCTGCAGGAAATTTTGCCATCGAACAAAGAAGAAAAACTGGGTTATTTCGACGTCATCAACAAAACCATCGGAATGATGGCCTACCATATCGGGCAAACCAACCTAAAAAATCATCCGCCGGATATCCTCATAGAAATATCACGCGACGCCTGCACCACCTACAACTTCTACAAGGCTAAAGAGATGGTGGAGATAGGAAGGCATGCGGCCGATAAAAGTATTATGAAGGCCAATCACCTCACACAATAA